The following are from one region of the Allorhodopirellula heiligendammensis genome:
- a CDS encoding transposase produces the protein EGTNNKIKTLQRQSYGIRDREYFELLLYSLHQKKYALVG, from the coding sequence TGGAGGGCACCAATAACAAAATCAAGACGCTCCAACGACAATCCTACGGCATTCGTGATCGCGAATACTTCGAACTACTGCTTTATTCGCTCCATCAGAAAAAGTACGCTTTAGTCGGATGA
- a CDS encoding tetratricopeptide repeat protein → MRVASLLITSALLTTVLAVPGRHASGDGHIYGPAIQQTLNDLPIREALQLSPEFLNSVLEVGGDASRGSRAKFALLKGLNEFRKQDYKLAIETLTLAIDLSPGDAGAYWLRARAFGEDGQQTRAKEDCRKALEIDEDFRPAFLTLAAATLDTDGADEMLLMLSQPGSPETDQNEVGYESYLKALAYLKKSQPELAVKYLEAALHGSWSYMSLRTDQVYFAKAVAHVQLGEDEKALQSTQRAVEGDFSKQSYLPLMWRLQRKRGDYLAAFYTANQISAFNKNNATKRLMLLQSLIDLKQFSLAEDEATAILSIDPESKAAEQALAHLHFARKPTPGKIQ, encoded by the coding sequence ATGCGAGTCGCTTCCTTATTGATTACCAGTGCGTTACTCACGACTGTTCTCGCTGTGCCGGGGCGTCACGCGAGCGGCGATGGCCATATTTATGGCCCCGCAATTCAACAAACTTTGAATGACCTTCCAATTCGTGAGGCATTGCAACTATCACCGGAGTTTCTGAATTCAGTTCTCGAAGTTGGAGGTGATGCAAGCCGGGGTTCGAGGGCGAAATTCGCACTTCTCAAAGGTCTAAACGAATTTCGAAAGCAAGACTATAAATTGGCAATCGAAACATTGACGCTAGCTATTGATTTAAGTCCAGGGGATGCAGGCGCATATTGGTTGCGAGCGAGAGCCTTCGGAGAAGATGGCCAGCAAACGCGGGCGAAGGAAGACTGCAGGAAGGCCTTGGAGATTGACGAGGACTTCAGGCCCGCGTTCCTCACGCTTGCGGCAGCTACACTCGATACGGATGGCGCCGACGAAATGTTGCTCATGCTCAGCCAGCCGGGTTCGCCTGAGACCGACCAAAACGAAGTCGGATACGAGAGCTATCTCAAAGCATTAGCCTATCTGAAGAAATCTCAACCTGAGCTTGCTGTCAAGTACCTTGAGGCAGCCCTTCATGGAAGTTGGTCTTATATGTCACTACGCACAGACCAAGTTTACTTTGCGAAAGCAGTTGCACATGTGCAGCTTGGTGAAGACGAGAAGGCATTGCAGTCCACGCAACGTGCCGTTGAAGGTGATTTTAGTAAACAGAGTTACCTTCCGCTTATGTGGCGTCTCCAGCGTAAGCGAGGGGACTACTTAGCGGCATTTTACACGGCAAATCAAATATCGGCGTTCAACAAAAACAACGCTACGAAGAGGCTCATGCTCCTTCAGTCGCTCATTGATCTCAAACAATTCTCTCTTGCTGAGGACGAAGCAACTGCGATATTATCAATTGATCCAGAAAGTAAGGCTGCAGAACAGGCACTTGCGCATTTACACTTCGCAAGGAAGCCGACTCCAGGAAAGATTCAATGA